From a region of the Acidobacteriota bacterium genome:
- a CDS encoding tetratricopeptide repeat protein, translated as MMGEERSEKIEIFERAAAMDPEERGPFLERACAGDTQLRETIERLLEAHDVSGILDGQDGKSAVPPLQNAVVEGIAEKPGDRLGPYRLVRLLGEGGFGAVFLAEQDAPLSRKVALKILKPGMDSRHIIARFQAERQALARMDHPCIARVFDAGATEMGRPYFAMEYVEGTSLTRYCDEREMSVRERLQLFLSVAQAVHHAHQKGVIHRDLKPSNLMVTEVEGKPLPKVIDFGIAKALREPLTDATMLTQWGQVVGTPEYMSPEQAESSGRALDIRCDVYSLGVVLYELLVGVRPFQVERNTPSGYREWMQRVRNEDPTRPSLRFKGMADPSRRREVADKRRTDPSGLERLLRRELDWIVLKAIDRDRDRRYASVAALADDLHRHLRHETVQATPPSASYRLGQFARRHKGFLSAAAAVLLALLGGLGFATYAFFQASHERDSARLARDESEAVVSFLSEMLASADPADKGRDVTVVDLLEASASDLSSSFKDQPLVEARLHDTVGKTYLSLGREEEAGNHLRAAAAIREKELGPQDELTLMSMASLGSVYYAQGYFDKAEEHYRQALQGLGRIKDEDEQIILGLMNNLAQIHAQRGELEEAEALQIKVLQGQSQSLGPKHANTLGSRVNLAQLKAAMGRAEESHRMLEEVVVDWVENFGDHHPGTLLAINNLAISHMRLNRWTEAEILTRQVWEARKKFLGEHHFDTWGAQFNLATVLATMGRDQEAYGLLEDMLMAPPGKSLHPVRVDLLMQSLGLYESKGWPAEVQPILPRLAELLHRVVDYPQATANQLNSAAWFLLNLPGPKLSSPETALRAAARACQIERSGKGRDLWLFLDTLALAQHSTGDSLGAVRTQQEAIELIPDHSRNLLPQLEEHLRMFQAAAAKVEPSL; from the coding sequence ATGATGGGAGAAGAACGTTCCGAGAAGATCGAGATTTTTGAAAGGGCCGCCGCAATGGACCCCGAGGAGCGGGGACCGTTCCTGGAGCGGGCCTGCGCCGGAGACACGCAATTGCGTGAAACGATCGAGCGGCTGCTGGAAGCTCATGACGTCAGCGGCATCCTCGACGGCCAGGACGGGAAATCCGCCGTCCCGCCATTGCAGAACGCCGTAGTGGAAGGAATCGCCGAGAAACCCGGCGACCGCCTGGGTCCCTATCGGCTCGTCCGGCTGCTTGGCGAGGGCGGCTTCGGGGCTGTCTTCCTGGCTGAGCAAGATGCTCCCCTTTCCCGCAAGGTGGCTCTGAAGATCCTCAAGCCGGGCATGGACTCGCGTCATATCATTGCCCGCTTCCAAGCCGAGAGACAGGCACTGGCGCGCATGGACCACCCCTGCATCGCCCGCGTCTTCGATGCCGGCGCCACCGAGATGGGCCGCCCCTACTTCGCCATGGAGTATGTGGAAGGCACCTCCTTGACGCGTTATTGCGATGAGCGCGAGATGAGCGTCAGGGAGCGCCTCCAGCTCTTTCTTTCAGTGGCCCAGGCCGTTCATCACGCCCATCAGAAGGGCGTTATCCACCGCGATTTGAAGCCTTCCAACCTGATGGTGACGGAAGTGGAAGGAAAGCCGCTTCCCAAGGTCATCGACTTCGGAATCGCCAAGGCCCTGCGCGAGCCGCTTACCGACGCCACCATGCTCACCCAATGGGGCCAGGTGGTGGGTACGCCCGAATACATGTCGCCCGAACAGGCCGAGAGTTCGGGACGCGCCCTCGACATCCGCTGCGACGTCTATTCGCTGGGGGTGGTTCTCTATGAACTGCTGGTCGGCGTGCGTCCTTTTCAAGTGGAGCGCAACACGCCCTCGGGCTATCGGGAATGGATGCAACGGGTGCGCAACGAAGATCCCACCCGGCCTTCACTGCGCTTCAAGGGGATGGCTGACCCCTCCCGCCGCCGGGAGGTGGCCGACAAGCGCCGCACCGACCCTTCGGGGCTGGAACGCCTTTTGCGCCGCGAACTGGACTGGATCGTCCTCAAGGCCATCGACCGCGACCGTGATCGGCGCTACGCTTCCGTGGCGGCCCTGGCCGACGACCTCCACCGTCACCTGCGCCACGAAACCGTTCAGGCGACTCCGCCCAGCGCTTCCTACCGGCTGGGACAGTTCGCGCGCCGTCACAAAGGGTTCCTCAGCGCCGCCGCGGCGGTCTTGCTGGCGCTGCTGGGCGGGCTCGGCTTCGCCACCTATGCCTTTTTCCAGGCCAGCCATGAGCGCGACTCGGCGCGCCTGGCCCGCGACGAGTCAGAAGCCGTGGTCAGCTTCCTGTCCGAGATGCTGGCTTCGGCCGATCCGGCCGATAAGGGCCGCGATGTCACGGTGGTCGACTTGCTGGAGGCATCGGCCTCCGACCTGTCCTCCTCTTTCAAGGATCAGCCGCTGGTTGAAGCCCGCCTCCACGACACGGTGGGCAAGACCTACCTCAGCCTGGGGCGGGAAGAAGAGGCGGGCAATCACCTGAGGGCGGCCGCAGCCATCCGCGAGAAGGAACTGGGCCCGCAAGACGAGCTGACGCTGATGTCGATGGCCAGTCTGGGAAGCGTCTACTATGCCCAAGGCTATTTCGACAAGGCCGAGGAACATTATCGTCAGGCGTTGCAGGGCCTGGGCCGGATCAAGGATGAGGATGAACAGATCATTCTGGGGCTGATGAACAACCTGGCTCAGATCCACGCCCAGCGCGGTGAACTGGAAGAAGCCGAGGCGCTTCAGATCAAGGTGCTTCAGGGGCAGAGCCAAAGCCTGGGGCCGAAACACGCCAACACCTTGGGCTCACGGGTCAACCTGGCCCAATTGAAGGCTGCGATGGGCCGGGCGGAAGAGTCTCACCGCATGCTTGAAGAGGTCGTCGTCGACTGGGTGGAGAACTTCGGAGACCATCACCCCGGCACGCTGCTGGCCATCAACAACCTGGCCATCAGCCATATGCGCCTCAACCGCTGGACGGAAGCAGAGATCCTGACCCGGCAGGTATGGGAGGCACGCAAGAAGTTCTTGGGCGAGCATCATTTCGACACTTGGGGAGCACAGTTCAACCTGGCCACGGTCCTGGCCACCATGGGCCGCGACCAGGAAGCATACGGGCTGCTTGAAGACATGCTGATGGCTCCGCCGGGGAAGAGTCTGCATCCCGTCCGGGTCGATCTGCTCATGCAGTCGCTGGGCCTCTATGAGAGCAAAGGCTGGCCCGCCGAGGTGCAGCCTATCCTGCCCCGTCTGGCGGAGTTGCTGCATCGGGTCGTGGACTATCCGCAAGCCACCGCCAATCAGCTCAACAGCGCTGCCTGGTTCCTGCTCAATCTGCCCGGCCCCAAGCTGAGTTCGCCCGAGACTGCGCTGCGGGCCGCCGCCCGGGCCTGCCAGATCGAGCGCAGCGGCAAGGGCCGCGACCTTTGGCTATTTCTCGACACCCTGGCCCTGGCCCAGCACAGCACGGGCGACAGCCTGGGGGCCGTCCGAACCCAACAAGAGGCCATCGAGCTGATCCCCGATCATTCGCGCAACTTGCTTCCTCAATTGGAGGAGCACCTGCGGATGTTTCAGGCCGCAGCAGCCAAGGTCGAGCCTTCCCTCTAG
- a CDS encoding DUF503 domain-containing protein: protein MPIVFCSIELYLPFCHSLKEKRNVLRKAVERSRQRSSFSIAEIGHQDLWQRARLGAVSIGPDQRKLEAMAEKVVRDIETVVGMDATRYEIEIIDYE from the coding sequence ATGCCCATCGTCTTCTGTTCCATCGAGCTTTACCTGCCCTTCTGCCACTCCCTCAAGGAGAAGCGCAACGTCCTGCGCAAGGCGGTCGAGAGGTCGCGCCAGCGTTCCAGCTTCTCCATCGCCGAGATCGGCCATCAGGATCTCTGGCAGCGGGCCCGTCTGGGAGCCGTCTCCATCGGCCCCGACCAAAGAAAGCTGGAAGCCATGGCCGAGAAGGTAGTGCGCGATATCGAGACGGTGGTGGGGATGGACGCTACCCGCTACGAAATCGAAATCATCGACTACGAATAG
- a CDS encoding BrxA/BrxB family bacilliredoxin, which produces MYDENMIRPMREEMTGAGFSEARTADEVDKIMSEKGTTLFFINSVCGCAAGVARPGVVASLKSDVLPDRLVTSFAGNDVDAVNRARQHFAGYPPSSPSAAVIRDGQVVHMVERHHIEGQSAENVAKVLQSAYQKFCGEAVDEAAEIYDPLAALEISQEEAKQRLADNGEVAVLDVREPWEMENGKIDGAIAVDRAKAQEIIQDWPRDREIIVYCQHGQRSVQAAQFFQNYGFENIKSLQGGYAAWSESQ; this is translated from the coding sequence ATGTACGACGAGAACATGATCAGACCCATGCGGGAAGAGATGACCGGCGCTGGTTTCAGCGAAGCCCGGACGGCAGATGAAGTCGACAAGATCATGTCTGAAAAGGGCACTACCCTCTTCTTCATCAATTCGGTATGCGGTTGCGCCGCCGGCGTGGCCCGTCCCGGCGTGGTGGCCTCACTGAAAAGCGACGTCCTGCCCGACCGGCTGGTGACCAGCTTCGCCGGCAACGACGTCGACGCCGTCAACCGCGCCCGCCAGCACTTCGCCGGATATCCGCCTTCTTCACCCTCGGCCGCCGTCATCCGTGACGGGCAAGTCGTCCACATGGTGGAACGTCATCATATCGAGGGGCAATCGGCTGAAAACGTGGCCAAGGTTCTGCAAAGCGCCTATCAGAAATTCTGCGGCGAGGCGGTTGACGAAGCGGCTGAAATCTACGACCCCTTGGCGGCACTCGAGATCTCCCAGGAGGAGGCCAAGCAGCGTTTGGCCGACAATGGCGAAGTTGCCGTGCTGGACGTACGCGAGCCCTGGGAGATGGAAAACGGAAAGATCGATGGCGCCATCGCCGTTGACCGGGCCAAGGCTCAGGAGATCATCCAGGATTGGCCGCGCGACCGTGAGATCATCGTCTACTGCCAGCACGGCCAGCGCAGCGTTCAGGCCGCCCAGTTCTTCCAAAACTACGGCTTCGAGAACATCAAGAGCCTGCAAGGCGGTTACGCCGCCTGGAGCGAAAGCCAGTAG
- a CDS encoding bifunctional oligoribonuclease/PAP phosphatase NrnA, protein MDSHKIAEFLRSATRLAVVSHQGPDGDSIGSSLALAHGLRGLGKQVDVLSAEPVPPVLAFLPGVADILQRRSVEGDYQGIVILECSDFQRTGLSGLEEHFTINIDHHPGGAGFADLNWVDETASAVGMLVDDLLLRLGAPLDADIATCLYLAVLTDTGSFQFSNTDASTFQAAARWVSAGADPGAIAHQVYRRQPEARLRLLGTALGRMQTDRQKGLAWIELRRPHLQGAAADIEHTEGLVNYPLSLEGIRASVVLREDSRGHCRVSLRSKGEIDVGGLARRMGGGGHLNAAGMTLQGDWSEIRSRVLRELGDLIEAGRGQAGTEEVGNG, encoded by the coding sequence ATGGACTCTCACAAGATAGCCGAATTTCTCCGCTCGGCGACCCGTTTGGCTGTGGTATCCCATCAGGGGCCGGACGGCGACTCCATCGGATCTTCGCTGGCCCTGGCTCATGGGCTGCGGGGGCTGGGCAAGCAAGTCGACGTCCTCAGCGCCGAGCCGGTTCCGCCGGTCTTGGCATTTCTGCCCGGAGTCGCCGACATCCTGCAGCGCCGCAGCGTGGAAGGGGACTACCAGGGAATCGTCATTCTGGAGTGCAGCGACTTCCAGCGGACCGGTCTTTCGGGCTTGGAGGAGCATTTCACCATCAACATCGACCATCATCCCGGCGGCGCGGGTTTTGCCGATCTCAATTGGGTCGACGAGACGGCTTCGGCGGTGGGAATGCTGGTGGACGACCTGTTGCTGCGGCTGGGAGCGCCCCTCGACGCCGACATCGCGACCTGCCTCTATCTGGCGGTGCTGACCGATACCGGTTCCTTTCAGTTCTCCAATACCGATGCCTCCACCTTCCAAGCCGCGGCCCGCTGGGTAAGCGCCGGAGCCGACCCGGGAGCCATTGCTCATCAGGTCTACCGGCGACAACCCGAGGCCCGGCTGCGCTTGCTGGGGACAGCTCTGGGACGGATGCAAACCGACCGCCAGAAAGGACTGGCCTGGATCGAACTGCGCCGGCCTCACCTGCAGGGGGCGGCGGCCGATATCGAGCACACCGAAGGCCTGGTCAACTATCCGCTCTCTCTCGAAGGCATCCGGGCCTCAGTGGTGCTGCGGGAAGATTCCCGAGGCCATTGCCGCGTCTCGCTGCGCTCCAAGGGAGAAATCGACGTGGGCGGATTGGCCCGGCGGATGGGCGGAGGAGGCCACCTCAACGCCGCCGGCATGACTCTGCAGGGCGACTGGTCAGAGATCCGCAGCCGGGTGTTGAGGGAACTGGGCGATCTGATAGAGGCCGGGCGAGGTCAAGCGGGGACGGAAGAGGTCGGAAATGGGTAG
- the infB gene encoding translation initiation factor IF-2: protein MEQIKVSELASEFDIRDSTVISELKKIGVWVPSADTQVDQDIAKRVRRRLEMLAEIEQEKKKKTKAKKTPAAKPRKSIKQLGKGPRKGVRKPVEETPEESAESPLGGSLKPRKGTSPAYRRVEKPVTKDEEIEEEALEAEEDKQPEGPLPVSPEQAEKLMTPEAAAKKAEAEEEEKAKKEAGKEDVEAEEADEAEEKAKAEEEAEEKKAAAEKKAEEEAKKAEEKEAAEEEKKAEEEAAAEAKEAEEAKKAEEAEEAEAKEEAKKAEEKEAAEEEKKAAAEKKAAEEAEKKKALEEAKRKEAEKKKREAVKRKRAKVKLTELPKPISERDVGEIKRPQRRQARILERPPVQPKPQQRTRVKKPPLEREHQDLTLSENLSVRDFSEKISVKSKDVLRELMGMGVMATINQTIDQGIMEKLCEKFNVTPTFVTFEEAVIEETKVEDKPENLKERPPVVTVMGHVDHGKTSLLDAIRETRVAAGEAGGITQHIGAYHVDVAGKRIVFLDTPGHEAFTLMRSRGAQATDLVVLVVAADDGVMPQTREAIDHARAADVPILVAINKIDKPDAQPDRVKQQLSDLELVAEDWGGDTVMVEVSAVKQTNLDELLEMISLVSEVLELKANPDRSAAGVILEAKIDKGRGSVATVLVQNGTLSIGDSFIAGKISGRVRAMFDDRGESVEKSGPGSAVEILGLQGLPEAGDAFQGVSDASKARQVAEHRREKHREHELSRGQRLSLDDLYSKMEAGEVRELPIVLKADAQGSVEVLADMLTKIKSEKVKVKIIHSGVGAISESDVLLASASDAIVIGFNVRPERSAADAAEKEGVDIRLHTVIYDITAEIEKALVGLLDPTVKEVALGRAEVRETFSVPRYGVVAGSMVTEGEIRRNASVRLLRDNVVVHEGRIDSLRRFKEDVNKVRKGYECGISLEGYQDVKVNDIIECFTHEETTPELH from the coding sequence ATGGAACAGATTAAGGTCAGCGAACTCGCGTCCGAATTCGACATTCGGGATTCCACCGTGATCTCGGAGTTGAAGAAGATCGGGGTGTGGGTGCCGTCTGCCGATACGCAGGTAGATCAGGACATTGCCAAGCGCGTCCGGCGGCGCCTGGAAATGCTGGCTGAAATCGAACAGGAAAAGAAGAAAAAGACCAAGGCCAAGAAGACGCCCGCCGCCAAGCCGCGCAAGTCCATCAAACAACTGGGCAAAGGCCCCCGCAAGGGTGTGCGCAAGCCGGTTGAAGAGACGCCTGAGGAGTCCGCCGAGTCGCCGCTGGGCGGCTCGCTCAAGCCGCGCAAAGGCACGTCTCCCGCCTATCGCAGGGTGGAGAAGCCCGTCACCAAGGACGAGGAGATCGAAGAAGAAGCCCTGGAGGCGGAAGAGGACAAGCAACCCGAAGGTCCGCTTCCGGTCTCTCCTGAACAGGCCGAGAAGCTGATGACTCCGGAGGCCGCAGCTAAGAAAGCCGAAGCTGAGGAGGAAGAAAAGGCCAAGAAAGAGGCCGGGAAAGAGGATGTCGAGGCCGAAGAGGCCGACGAAGCTGAAGAAAAGGCCAAAGCTGAAGAAGAGGCCGAAGAGAAGAAGGCCGCCGCCGAAAAGAAGGCTGAAGAAGAGGCTAAGAAGGCCGAGGAGAAGGAAGCCGCCGAGGAAGAGAAGAAGGCCGAAGAAGAGGCCGCGGCTGAGGCCAAGGAAGCCGAAGAGGCCAAGAAGGCCGAAGAAGCAGAGGAAGCTGAAGCTAAGGAAGAGGCCAAGAAGGCGGAGGAGAAGGAAGCCGCCGAGGAAGAGAAGAAGGCCGCCGCCGAAAAGAAGGCGGCCGAAGAGGCCGAGAAGAAAAAGGCCCTCGAGGAAGCCAAGAGGAAAGAGGCCGAGAAGAAAAAGCGGGAAGCGGTCAAGCGCAAGCGCGCCAAGGTCAAGCTCACCGAACTGCCCAAACCCATTTCGGAACGCGACGTGGGCGAGATCAAGCGTCCCCAGCGCCGCCAGGCCCGCATTTTGGAGCGTCCGCCGGTGCAGCCTAAGCCGCAGCAGCGGACCCGCGTCAAGAAGCCTCCTCTGGAACGCGAACATCAGGATCTGACCCTTTCCGAAAACCTCTCCGTGAGGGATTTCTCGGAAAAGATCTCGGTCAAGAGCAAGGACGTCCTGAGAGAACTGATGGGGATGGGCGTGATGGCCACCATCAACCAAACCATCGATCAGGGCATCATGGAGAAGCTCTGCGAGAAATTCAACGTGACGCCCACCTTCGTGACCTTCGAAGAGGCCGTCATCGAAGAAACCAAAGTCGAAGACAAACCCGAGAACCTCAAGGAGCGTCCTCCCGTGGTCACCGTCATGGGTCACGTCGACCACGGCAAGACCTCGCTCCTGGACGCGATTCGCGAGACTCGGGTGGCGGCCGGCGAAGCAGGCGGAATCACCCAGCACATCGGCGCCTATCATGTCGATGTCGCTGGCAAACGCATCGTCTTTCTCGACACCCCCGGCCACGAAGCCTTCACCCTCATGCGCTCCCGCGGAGCCCAGGCCACCGACTTGGTGGTGTTGGTGGTGGCGGCCGATGACGGCGTCATGCCGCAGACCCGCGAGGCCATCGATCACGCCCGGGCCGCCGATGTTCCCATCCTGGTGGCCATCAATAAGATCGACAAACCCGACGCCCAGCCCGACCGCGTCAAACAGCAGTTGTCCGACCTGGAACTGGTGGCGGAGGATTGGGGAGGCGATACGGTCATGGTGGAGGTTTCGGCCGTCAAGCAGACCAACCTGGACGAGCTGCTGGAGATGATCTCGCTGGTCTCGGAAGTGCTGGAACTCAAGGCCAACCCCGACCGCTCAGCCGCCGGCGTCATCTTGGAAGCGAAGATCGACAAGGGCCGCGGCTCGGTGGCGACGGTGCTGGTTCAGAACGGCACTTTGAGCATCGGCGACAGTTTCATCGCCGGAAAGATCAGCGGCCGTGTGAGGGCCATGTTCGACGACCGCGGCGAAAGCGTGGAGAAGTCGGGTCCGGGAAGCGCCGTAGAAATCCTGGGACTACAGGGACTGCCCGAAGCGGGGGACGCCTTCCAGGGCGTGAGCGACGCCTCCAAGGCCCGCCAGGTGGCCGAACACCGACGAGAGAAGCATCGCGAGCATGAGCTGAGCCGGGGTCAGCGCCTCAGCCTCGACGACCTCTACTCGAAGATGGAGGCCGGCGAGGTGCGGGAACTGCCCATCGTCCTCAAGGCCGATGCCCAGGGATCGGTGGAAGTCCTGGCCGACATGCTGACCAAGATCAAGTCCGAGAAGGTCAAGGTCAAGATCATCCACAGCGGTGTGGGGGCCATCTCGGAATCGGACGTCCTACTGGCCTCGGCTTCCGACGCCATCGTGATCGGCTTCAATGTGCGTCCCGAACGCTCGGCGGCCGATGCGGCCGAGAAGGAAGGCGTCGACATCCGCCTGCACACGGTCATCTACGACATCACCGCCGAAATCGAGAAGGCCCTGGTCGGACTGCTCGACCCCACTGTCAAAGAGGTGGCTTTGGGACGCGCCGAAGTCCGCGAAACCTTTTCGGTGCCGCGCTACGGAGTGGTGGCTGGCAGCATGGTCACCGAAGGAGAGATCCGCCGCAACGCCTCCGTCCGCCTGCTGCGCGACAACGTGGTGGTGCACGAAGGACGCATCGACTCCTTGCGCCGTTTCAAGGAAGACGTCAACAAAGTACGCAAGGGCTACGAGTGCGGTATCTCGCTGGAAGGCTACCAGGATGTCAAGGTCAACGACATCATCGAGTGCTTCACCCACGAAGAAACGACGCCCGAACTGCACTAA
- the truB gene encoding tRNA pseudouridine(55) synthase TruB: MGRRRKYERSDINGVLVINKPAGPTSHDMVALVRRCLKAKAGHAGTLDPQASGVLVLVLGQATRLARYLQGHDKQYRAVIRLGRATDTYDAEGRVTDEHSVPELSRQQVEEVLQAFRGPIQQRTPLYSAVKVKGKKLYEYARKGQQAERPLRSVTISRLQLLEREDSAWTLLIDCTSGTYVRSLAHDMGRRLGCGAHLESLVRTRSGPFQIAQAIAPQEVEARWQEVLVPMEKMLPELPRIDVDPSAAKRVLNGAALMIPDPARGQCRLFCQGRLLAIAASDGLSVQPKIVFQQS, translated from the coding sequence ATGGGTAGGCGGCGCAAATACGAACGCAGCGACATCAACGGCGTCCTGGTCATCAACAAGCCCGCCGGTCCCACCTCCCACGACATGGTTGCGCTGGTGCGGCGCTGCTTGAAGGCCAAGGCGGGACATGCGGGTACGCTGGATCCGCAGGCCTCAGGGGTACTGGTGCTGGTGCTGGGCCAGGCCACCCGGCTGGCCCGCTATCTGCAAGGCCATGACAAGCAATACCGGGCCGTCATCCGACTGGGACGCGCCACCGATACCTACGACGCCGAAGGACGCGTCACCGACGAGCATTCCGTACCCGAGCTGAGCCGGCAGCAGGTGGAAGAGGTCCTGCAGGCTTTTCGCGGACCGATTCAACAGCGCACTCCCCTCTACTCGGCGGTCAAAGTCAAGGGGAAGAAACTCTACGAGTACGCCCGCAAGGGCCAGCAAGCCGAACGTCCGCTGCGGAGCGTCACCATCAGCCGTCTCCAACTGCTGGAGCGCGAGGACTCGGCCTGGACCTTGCTGATCGACTGCACTTCAGGGACCTACGTGCGCAGCCTGGCCCACGACATGGGCCGCCGGCTGGGTTGCGGCGCCCACCTGGAAAGTCTGGTCCGGACCCGTTCGGGTCCCTTCCAGATAGCCCAGGCCATCGCTCCCCAGGAGGTGGAAGCGCGATGGCAGGAGGTCCTCGTTCCGATGGAGAAAATGTTGCCGGAACTGCCTCGTATCGACGTGGATCCTTCTGCAGCGAAGCGGGTCCTCAACGGGGCGGCCTTGATGATCCCCGACCCGGCGCGCGGCCAGTGCCGCCTCTTCTGCCAAGGCCGCCTGCTGGCTATCGCCGCTTCGGACGGCCTGTCAGTGCAGCCTAAGATCGTCTTTCAGCAATCCTAG